The DNA sequence ACCGTCACCGTCGGCGACCGGCACTGGGAGGTCGACGGCTTTTCCATGCCGAGCTGGGCAGGTGCCACCCCGGCAGCCAAACAGCGGACCGTGGTCATCACGGTCCGCTGACGCTGCTGCCTGTTGACCCGCTGACTCCGCGGTCGCTACTAGCGGTCCAGCAGCCGCTGCGCAGCCGCCGCGACCCGTTCGTCGGTGGCCGTCAAAGCGACCCGGACGAACTCGCCAGCGGCATCCCCGTAGAAGTCGCCGGGTGCCACCAGGATGCCGTTCTCGGCCAGGAAGTCCACCGACGCACGGCAGTCCTCGCCGCGGGTGGCCCACAGGTACAGAGACCCCTCCGAGTGCTCGATGGTGAAACCGGCCCGCTCCAACGCCGGCTTCAGCACCCGGCGGCGCGCCAGATAGCGCGTGCGCTGGTCCTGGACGTGTCCGGAATCCTGCAACAGGGCGATCATCGCCTGCTGGACCGGGGCGGGCACGATCATGCCGGCATGCTTGCGTACCGCCAGCAGGTCGCCGACCACTTCCGGGTCGCCGGCCACGAAACCAGCCCGATAGCCGGCGAGATTGGAGCGCTTGGAGAGCGAGTGCACCGCGAGCAGGCCCTGGTGCGAGTCCCCGCAGATGTCCGGGTGCAGCACCGACATGGGCTCGGCGTCCCAGCCGAACTCGCCGTAGCACTCGTCCGAGGCGATCAGGGCGCCGCGCTGCCGAGCCCACCGGACCCTGGCCGCGAGCTCGTCCCCGGAGAGGATCTCGCCGGTCGGGTTGGACGGGGAGTTGATCCAGACCAATGCCGGCTCGAGGTCGCCCAAGGCGTCCAGGTCATCTGCCGCCACCAGCTCGCAGCCCGCGATCTGCGCACCTACGGCATAGGTCGGGTAAGCCATGGTCGGGAACACCACGACATCCCCGGGCCCCAACCCCAGCAGGGTGGGCAGCCAGGCGACCAGCTCCTTGGTCCCGATCACCGGCAAAGTGGCCTCGGGCAGCAGACCGACCGCGCCCCAGCGTTCCTGCAGGTAGCCGACGATCGCTTCCCGAAGCGCCGGGGTGCCGGACGTCAGCGGATAGCCAGGACTGTTGGCGGCGGCAATCAACGCCTCCAGGCCGAGCGATGGAGTCGGGTCCACCGGCGTGCCCACGGACAGGTCCACCATGCCGCCCGGGTGGGCGGCTGCGGTCGCCTTGGCCGCGGACAGCGAGTCCCAGGGGAAGTCAGGTAGGGTCGCCGCCAGACCCGGTCCCTTCCGCCGGGCCCCGCTCACTCGTCGTGCTCTTGCGGCGGCAGAGCGGCCACCAACGGGTGATCCTTGTCGATCACTCCGAGCTTGGCCGCACCGCCCGGCGAACCCAGGTCGTCGAAGAACTCCACATTGGCGTTGTAGTAGTCCTTCCACTCCTCCGGGGTGTCGTCCTCGTAGAAGATCGCCTCGACAGGGCAGACCGGCTCGCACGCGCCGCAGTCGACACACTCATCCGGATGGATGTAGAGCATCCTCTTGCCTTCGTAGATGCAGTCAACCGGGCATTCCTCAACGCAGGCACGGTCCTTCAGGTCCACACACGGCTGCGCGATGACGTACGTCACGGCTTCACTCCTTGGTCGTCGAGTGTGGCGCTGGGGTCTGAACGATGGTGCGCACCACACAGTTGTTCCCCTAGTATCGCGCCTCTGTCTCCTGCGCGCGAAGGCCCCTCCGTCCATGGACATCCCCGTTGCCCCACTGCCACCGGTCAGCCTCGGTGATCGGCTGGTAGTCCGCTACCGGCTGCCGGACGGCTCGGCGACGGACGTGATCGGCTGGGTGACCGCCCTCGACGCCGACTCGGTCACCCTGACCGGTCCAGCAGGCGAACAGCGGACGGTGTCACGGCCGACGATCATCGCGGCCCGCCCTCTGGCCGCGGTCTCCCGCGGACGTGACCCGCTGCGCGAGTCACCGGTGGTGCTGCAGCGATTGGCGGTGTCCGGCTGGGTGGCGGAGCAGCAGCCGCTCGGTGAGTGGATCCTCCGCTCGGGGGGCGGCTACACCGCCCGGGCCAACTCGTGTCTGGCTGCTGGCGACCCGCGGCAACCGCTGCCGGAGGCAGCCCAAGCCGTGGTGAGCTATGCCGAGGCGCACCACATCGACCCGCTGGTGCAGGTCATCGCGGGCTCGGCCGAACAGCACGCGCTCCGCGCGCTGGGGTGGCAGGACACCCACGCCGACACCCTGATGCTCGTGCAGCGGCTGGTTGACCTGGTCGGCGCGAACCCAACCCCGCAGCCCGAGGTGGAGCTGAGCGGCACGGTGACGGACCCTTGGCTCGACGCCTGGCTCGGGGTCCGGCCGAGCACGGCCAGCAAGGAGGTCGTTCGTCGAATCCTCACCGGCGAGGGTCCTCAGGCGTACGCCTCGATCACCCGGCACGGCCGGATCGTAGCGCTCGGCAAGGCTCATGTCCGGGCCGGCTGGGCCGGGCTGGCGGCACTCTGGACCGCCCCGGAGCAGCGCCGGCAGGGACTGATGACCAAGATCATCTCCACGCTGGGGCGGTGGTCGGCTCGAGAAGGGGCTCGGAGCGTCTATCTCCAGGTGCAGCAGGACAACACCACCGCGCTGGCCGCCTACCGCCGCCGCGGTTTCAGCCAGCACCATGCCTACGGCTATCTGGCAGCGCCGACGGTCAGCCGTTCGGGTCCTTCCCGCAGATGATCCTGTCGCCGGGTGAGTAGCGCCAGTGGAACTTCTCCCGCTTCACTTCCTTGCCGTCCTTGATGAAGGCCCGGTAGTAGTCGGCGTCAAAACCCTGGATCGGTTCCTGGTACTCACAGTCGGGCGCCTGGGAGTAGCGCGTGGTCCCCGACGTGAAGTTGGACCTGGTCGCCTCCGGCGTCCTGATTTCGTCCCATACCTGGGTGGACCACATCCGCACAGTGATCGAGCCCAGTGACCCTGGGCTTGACCGCTTGATGAACGCCTGCACGAGCACCCCGTGGCCGGTGTCGTTCTGGAACTTCAGGTCAATGGATCCCCAGTAGATCGTGGCCTCGCGTCCGGCCGGATAGCGCGGGAAGTACAACGAGTGGGGCTGGTGCTCCACGTCCTTCAAGCCGGCCTTGAACATCGCGTTATAGGTGGTGGTGGCACTCTGCGACACCCCGCCGCCGGTCTCCTTCTTCAGCACGCCACCAGAGATCACGTAGCCGTCGACGAAGCCGTTGGCCCTCGTCCGCTCCCCCAGCACCTGGTTCAGGCTGAATGTCTCGCCTGGCTTCAGGAGCGTGTTGTTGATCAGCTCTGCGGCTCGACCGATGTTGATGTTGCGGTAGTCGGCATGCGGGTAGGTGGTGGTGAACTCGCCGATCACCTCCTTCACGCCCAGCTTTCTGGCGCTCTCGGTGGTGAACTTCGCCTTGGCGCCGGTCAGCTCCACG is a window from the Microlunatus panaciterrae genome containing:
- the dapC gene encoding succinyldiaminopimelate transaminase — protein: MSGARRKGPGLAATLPDFPWDSLSAAKATAAAHPGGMVDLSVGTPVDPTPSLGLEALIAAANSPGYPLTSGTPALREAIVGYLQERWGAVGLLPEATLPVIGTKELVAWLPTLLGLGPGDVVVFPTMAYPTYAVGAQIAGCELVAADDLDALGDLEPALVWINSPSNPTGEILSGDELAARVRWARQRGALIASDECYGEFGWDAEPMSVLHPDICGDSHQGLLAVHSLSKRSNLAGYRAGFVAGDPEVVGDLLAVRKHAGMIVPAPVQQAMIALLQDSGHVQDQRTRYLARRRVLKPALERAGFTIEHSEGSLYLWATRGEDCRASVDFLAENGILVAPGDFYGDAAGEFVRVALTATDERVAAAAQRLLDR
- a CDS encoding GNAT family N-acetyltransferase; the protein is MDIPVAPLPPVSLGDRLVVRYRLPDGSATDVIGWVTALDADSVTLTGPAGEQRTVSRPTIIAARPLAAVSRGRDPLRESPVVLQRLAVSGWVAEQQPLGEWILRSGGGYTARANSCLAAGDPRQPLPEAAQAVVSYAEAHHIDPLVQVIAGSAEQHALRALGWQDTHADTLMLVQRLVDLVGANPTPQPEVELSGTVTDPWLDAWLGVRPSTASKEVVRRILTGEGPQAYASITRHGRIVALGKAHVRAGWAGLAALWTAPEQRRQGLMTKIISTLGRWSAREGARSVYLQVQQDNTTALAAYRRRGFSQHHAYGYLAAPTVSRSGPSRR
- the fdxA gene encoding ferredoxin; amino-acid sequence: MTYVIAQPCVDLKDRACVEECPVDCIYEGKRMLYIHPDECVDCGACEPVCPVEAIFYEDDTPEEWKDYYNANVEFFDDLGSPGGAAKLGVIDKDHPLVAALPPQEHDE